The Setaria viridis chromosome 6, Setaria_viridis_v4.0, whole genome shotgun sequence genome contains a region encoding:
- the LOC117861879 gene encoding uncharacterized protein: MDFDFEWLQPCEEPFYGIIPGIGSYTIGRVVLPVTFGTQANYRTEYLTFEVANFKTYYHAILGRPMLARFMAIPHHTYLVLKMPAPNGVLSVYGDVEASYKCDTEAVQLVEALELLAKATAMVAEA, from the coding sequence ATGGATTTTGACTTTGAGTGGCTCCAGCCCTGTGAAgaacctttctacggcatcatCCCTGGAATAGGATCCTACACCATTGGCCGAGTTGTTTTGCCGGTCACTTTTGGCACGCAGGCCAACTACCGCACGGAGTACCTCACATTTGAGGTAGCAAACTTCAAGACCTactaccatgccatccttggtaGACCCATGCTGGCAAGATTTATGGCGATCCCGCACCATACTTACCTTGTCCTCAAGATGCCGGCCCCAAACGGAGTCCTCTCCGTCTATGGCGATGTGGAGGCGTCGTAcaaatgcgacaccgaagcagTTCAACTGGTAGAAGCCCTAGAGTTGTTAGCTAAGGCCACTGCCATGGTAGCCGAGGCTTAG